The DNA sequence ATTGTAAGCAACGAGCTCTTTGGTAGAAAACCGGCAGTTAATAAAGACactaattttttggttcgcaATAGCGTCCCTAAGAAACCCTTGAAAAAGCCGCGTTTTTCTACAAAAggtatgaataaataatcagAATTTTCGTCTAACTCATATGCAactaatttacatttaatattttcaGAGTGACAAATAGCATCATGAGACAATAAATTAGACAGATTATCAATATATATATGAATAGTATGCGAAGGAAATGgagatacaaaaaaatcagTAGTGTTAGTAACTTCTTGTCCGTAAATACAAATCTTTTTTTGATGTTCCAAAGACTTAGTATATCTGTAAATTTGATTGTCTCTTGTCAAAAACCATTCATTTCCCGTATCTTTGCTAAGAATATAGTTAGCCATCTGTACTATGGTATCTccatttggtttggttttagtAACTATTGAAAATTCTTTTTGCTTGAtagtggtgttggtgttgtgcCTGAACGCTTCTATCTCCGATAGCCGATTCACTATTTATTGGATATGCTTATCTCCTTTGCGGAGCTGTTTCTTTAATTGTCCCAAAGCATTTTCGAACGGATATGTTGAAATGGATGGTAAAGGTCCAAATTTTTTAACTTCTGATGCCACATGAATCAAATGAACCTTTAACATGTCTCCAGCAACTTCCCAATTATTACAGTACTCTTTAGAAGACAGCAAAATTATGGCACAATATAAAAGTTTGAAATGCTCGTAGTGTTCATGAggcaaatatttttgtaaaatgtaaatGGTTAAGTAATTAAAAAAGCTATGATATTGTGTGCTTTTCCAATATTTAAGTTCTTCTAAAGGACGAAGTTTTCTAGGTATCACCTTTggaagtttaatttttaaaattttagtGGATATTTCTTTAATTTGGTTCGTTGACCATTTAGTTTGTAGTCCCAATGTTCCATCCCTCCAACCAAAAAGTGATCTACGTATTAATCCAAGATCTAATATATGAAGAATATCTCCAACTAAGACATCTTCAACAATGTTAAAATTTTTTAAAGGTAAAAGAGGTGATACTTCCCTGTGATGTTTCCCATATGCGTTACGACGAAATTCCTGGTCTGTTCTTAATGGCGCATTTGTATCCCTGAAAATAACGCATTTACCGTCGTAATCGTATTCCCCCTCACAGGTACATTTAGAACATCCTTCTTTAGAGTTGTAATAGGCCACACCTGGAATGAAAAGTatagaatattttaatattttaactaGCTGCATTTATATCATGTGTATCAATTAAAGAAGTCTGGTTTGGATTACGACGTTTACTCATTACTCCAAATAGGATGAAAAGGTCAGGGACGTTGCTCGAAAgacatttgcatttttttcaatGATACAGCAAAAAATGTACATCATAATTGTTAAAGTCTAAAAATGCACATtcctttcgattttttatAGAAAGGAATACGTTAATTAAGCCAAAATCAGCTAATAAGTATTACAAAACATTCACTAGTTGCACATACATCAAGGATAAAGGATAAAGGAACAACTcattggttttccttttggttGAGAAAAGGTAAGGTATTGCCTACACTCGATGATTGTAAATTGCAAATGTTGTTGAGTTAATGCAAATgttgaaatgaatgaaaagtaATCAGTTGTAGCTAATTGTGTGATGTACAATTAATCAAGAAAGTTATTAATATGAAACCCTAAACATTGAAACCACATATGAATATTAACATCAAACTTTAAGGAATTATCTTTCAAAAATGCTCTTGCCGGAGAATCTGCTATTATTGCGCGTATTATTACTTGCGCTCGGCGACTATTTAACTCAAGCCCTTCGTCCATTAATTTGTTCAGCTCTTTTACCAATAAGTCCATAAATTGTTGAGCATTAGTTGGTTTTGTGCGCCCACAATATAACGCTGTTGTAATAGGTGCGATCAGAGGCATTTCGTGAATATTTATCATGATGGGCCAAAATTGCATGTTGCTACTTTTGTGCAACGGAAGTCCATCAATACAAATATTCAGAGATATTGTTTCTGTCACAATAGAAAACCTAAAAATACGAAAACCAATAAATAGCTaaaagaatgtaaaaaaacaaaacaaacaaatgaaataaaagatTGTGTCATACTTCTTACCGTAAATTGTCCATGAGGCTCTTCTTAATACCACGGGTCCAGAACGTACCGTTTCCGAGAGCACTTAGTTCCGGTCTCCGGTTCCGGCTATTGGTGCTTAAAAGCGTTCTAGCATCCTTTGGAAgcacaaaatttgttttcatatttaaaATCGAGAGCAACATGTTCATCACCGAGTGCTTTTGATTGGTTGATAAAGCAAAATACTTCAAGCAATTTGTAATATCCATTGATTTAAAATCAATGACTCCTTCATCACTCTCACATTCATCGTCGCTAGAACTATCGGAGACACTAGGAACAGCGTTATCTTCCTCctcatcgatgaacgatgcatCTCCAGCAAGCTTTTCTGATGTGTCACAAGCTGGTTTCACTACACCTTaaacgaagaacgaattaCTGTTGAATTTTACCCAAAAGTctaaataatagacaataaaacaaaccatcatcagtttggTTAAATGGCTCTGCAGCAAGCTCAGCAAGCAGGCTAAGCTCTGCAGCAGTATGACTTATATCTTCATTTCTCATGTCGTCCAGGAGTCGCTTTCGTCGGTACAAAATAccactttttttaagtattgcgcgtagtgttgttcagacatttcactttcattttatttacaaggttGACATCAAATCACAATTACAAAATAAATCGCAtaaaccacaaataaatccaaattaaacccATTAAATAGACAACTCAAATCACTATCATTTCATATGAACCGAAACACGTGTTGGAATGTCAAATGGTAATGCGAAACTTGGCAAAGCATTTTTCGTTGAATTTCTAGTTTTCGGCCATTGaacgaaatttgtaaaaacttTTAAGACCgaaacagttaaatattgaaagtt is a window from the Anopheles moucheti unplaced genomic scaffold, idAnoMoucSN_F20_07 scaffold_24_ctg1, whole genome shotgun sequence genome containing:
- the LOC128309208 gene encoding uncharacterized protein LOC128309208, which codes for MCFPWQLIERSDEAAIEPIAELVPPVNPADLEIWDEEYRWDNGNPVPEAPPVEENNVEEQLVVDEEYFEEYYEEPGDSEDEFENRLRFYPTWDTTDELIDNINTTIIGLLNEKKEINKDILDEYLQRVVKPACDTSEKLAGDASFIDEEEDNAVPSVSDSSSDDECESDEGVIDFKSMDITNCLKYFALSTNQKHSVMNMLLSILNMKTNFVLPKDARTLLSTNSRNRRPELSALGNGTFWTRGIKKSLMDNLRFSIVTETISLNICIDGLPLHKSSNMQFWPIMINIHEMPLIAPITTALYCGRTKPTNAQQFMDLLVKELNKLMDEGLELNSRRAQVIIRAIIADSPARAFLKDNSLNYN